A portion of the Oncorhynchus gorbuscha isolate QuinsamMale2020 ecotype Even-year linkage group LG19, OgorEven_v1.0, whole genome shotgun sequence genome contains these proteins:
- the ago1 gene encoding protein argonaute-1 isoform X5: MEPGPSGAVPMGPFPPPLQQVFQAPRRPGMGTVGKPIKLLANYFEVEIPKMDVFHYEVDIKPDKCPRRVNREVVEYMVQHFKPQLFGDRKPVYDGKKNIYTVLALPIGSEKVDFEVTIPGEGKDRIFKVSIRFLATVSWRLLQETLVSGRLQVPLDSVQALDVAMRHLASMRYTPVGRSFFSPPEGYYHPLGGGREVWFGFHQSVRPAMWKMMLNIDVSATAFYKAQPVIEFMCEVLDIRNIDEQPKTLTDSQRVRFTKEIKGLKVEVTHCGQMKRKYRVCNVTRRPASHQTFPLQLESGQTVECTVAQYFKQKYNLQLKYPHLPCLQVGQEQKHTYLPLEVCNIVAGQRCIKKLTDNQTSTMIKATARSAPDRQEEISRLMKNANFNLDPYIQEFGIKVKDEMAEVTGRVLPAPILQYGGRNRAIATPNQGVWDMRGKQFYNGIEIKVWAIACFAPQKQCREEVLKNFTDQLRKISKDAGMPIQGQPCFCKYAQGADSVEPMFRHLKNTYSGLQLIIVILPGKTPVYAEVKRVGDTLLGMATQCVQVKNVVKTSPQTLSNLCLKINVKLGGINNILVPHQRSAVFQEPVIFLGADVTHPPAGDGKKPSITAVVGSMDAHPSRYCATVRVQRPRQEIIEDLSYMVRELLIQFYKSTRFKPTRIIFYRDGVPEGQLPQILHYELLAIRDACIKLEKDYQPGITYIVVQKRHHTRLFCADKSERIGKSGNIPAGTTVDTSITHPFEFDFYLCSHAGIQGTSRPSHYYVLWDDNRFTADELQILTYQLCHTYVRCTRSVSIPAPAYYARLVAFRARYHLVDKEHDSGEGSHVSGQSNGRDPQALAKAVQIHHDTLRTMYFA, encoded by the exons ATGGAGCCGGGACCGTCTGGCGCTG TGCCCATGGGGCCCTTCCCCCCACCCCTGCAGCAGGTGTTCCAGGCACCCCGCCGGCCGGGCATGGGCACTGTGGGCAAGCCCATCAAGCTGCTGGCCAACTACTTTGAGGTGGAGATCCCCAAGATGGACGTGTTCCACTACGAGGTGGACATCAAGCCTGACAAGTGCCCCCGACGGGTCAACAG GGAAGTGGTGGAATACATGGTGCAGCACTTCAAGCCCCAGCTCTTTGGTGACAGGAAGCCGGTGTACGACGGCAAGAAGAATATCTATACGGTGCTAGCGCTTCCTATCGGAAGTGAGAAG GTGGACTTTGAGGTGACTATCCCCGGGGAGGGGAAGGATCGTATCTTCAAGGTGTCTATCCGCTTCCTGGCCACGGTGTCATGGCGTCTGCTCCAGGAGACACTGGTCAGCGGGCGCCTGCAGGTTCCCCTGGACTCTGTCCAAGCCCTGGATGTGGCCATGCGCCACCTAGCCTCAATGAG GTACACTCCGGTGGGACGATCATTCTTCTCCCCACCTGAAGGATACTACCATCCcctgggaggggggagagaggtgtgGTTTGGTTTCCACCAGTCTGTACGCCCCGCCATGTGGAAAATGATGCTCAATATTGATG TGTCTGCCACGGCCTTCTACAAAGCCCAGCCGGTGATCGAGTTCATGTGCGAAGTCCTGGACATCCGCAACATAGATGAGCAGCCCAAGACCCTGACCGACTCGCAGAGGGTCCGCTTCACCAAGGAGATCAAAG GTCTGAAGGTGGAGGTGACCCACTGCGGTCAGATGAAGAGGAAGTACCGCGTCTGCAACGTCACGCGACGCCCCGCCAGCCACCAGAC ATTTCCCCTGCAGCTTGAGAGCGGACAGACAGTAGAGTGTACGGTGGCCCAGTACTTCAAGCAGAAGTACAATCTGCAGCTCAAGTATCCCCACCTGCCCTGCCTCCAGGTGGGGCAGGAGCAGAAGCACACCTACCTGCCCCTGGAG GTGTGTAACATAGTAGCAGGGCAGCGCTGCATCAAGAAACTGACAGATAATCAGACGTCCACTATGATCAAAGCCACGGCTCGCTCTGCAcctgacagacaggaggagatcAGCCGACTG ATGAAAAATGCCAACTTTAACCTGGACCCGTACATCCAGGAGTTTGGGATCAAGGTGAAGGATGAGATGGCGGAGGTGACGGGAAGGGTGCTGCCTGCCCCCATCCTACAGTATGGAGGACGG AACCGGGCCATCGCCACGCCCAACCAGGGGGTGTGGGACATGAGGGGCAAGCAGTTCTACAACGGTATTGAGATCAAGGTGTGGGCCATCGCCTGCTTCGCCCCCCAGAAACAGTGTCGGGAGGAGGTGCTCAA GAACTTCACAGACCAGCTGCGTAAGATCTCCAAGGATGCTGGGATGCCCATCCAGGGCCAGCCGTGTTTCTGTAAATACGCCCAGGGAGCCGACAGTGTGGAGCCCATGTTCAGGCACCTGAAGAACACCTACTCTGGACTGCAGCTCATCATCGTCATCCTGCCTGGAAAGACCCCAGTCTACG CGGAGGTGAAGAGGGTGGGAGACACTCTCCTAGGAATGGCCACTCAGTGTGTCCAGGTGAAGAACGTGGTGAAGACGTCCCCCCAGACCCTCTCCAACCTCTGCCTCAAGATCAACGTCAAGCTGGGGGGAATCAACAATATCCTGGTGCCCCACCAACG GTCAGCAGTGTTCCAGGAGCCTGTCATCTTCCTGGGGGCCGATGTAACACACCCCCCTGCTGGAGATGGGAAGAAGCCCTCCATTACCGCT gTGGTAGGCAGTATGGACGCCCACCCCAGCAGGTACTGTGCCACAGTCCGGGTCCAGAGGCCCAGGCAGGAGATTATCGAAGACCTTTCTTACATGGTGCGAGAGCTGCTGATCCAGTTCTACAAGTCGACCCGCTTCAAGCCCACCAGGATCATCTTCTACAGGGACGGAGTGCCCGAGGGGCAGCTCCCGCAG ATACTCCACTACGAGCTTCTGGCCATCAGGGATGCGTGCATCAAGCTGGAGAAGGACTACCAGCCTGGTATCACCTACATCGTGGTCCAGAAGCGCCACCACACACGCCTCTTCTGTGCCGACAAGTCTGAGAGA ATCGGGAAGAGTGGTAACATTCCTGCAGGGACCACAGTGGACACCAGCATCACTCACCCGTTTGAGTTTGACTTCTACCTTTGCAGTCACGCGGGTATACAG GGGACTAGTCGGCCCTCGCATTACTACGTCCTGTGGGACGACAATCGTTTCACCGCCGACGAGCTGCAAATCCTCACCTACCAGCTGTGCCACACCTACGTGCGCTGTACACGCTCAGTCTCCATCCCCGCGCCAGCCTACTACGCCCGCCTCGTGGCCTTCCGTGCCCGCTACCATCTGGTGGACAAGGAGCACGACAG TGGGGAGGGAAGCCATGTCTCTGGTCAGAGTAACGGTCGGGACCCCCAGGCTCTGGCGAAGGCGGTGCAGATTCACCACGACACGCTGAGGACCATGTACTTTGCCTGa
- the ago1 gene encoding protein argonaute-1 isoform X2, which produces MEPGPSGAVPMGPFPPPLQQVFQAPRRPGMGTVGKPIKLLANYFEVEIPKMDVFHYEVDIKPDKCPRRVNREVVEYMVQHFKPQLFGDRKPVYDGKKNIYTVLALPIGSEKVDFEVTIPGEGKDRIFKVSIRFLATVSWRLLQETLVSGRLQVPLDSVQALDVAMRHLASMRYTPVGRSFFSPPEGYYHPLGGGREVWFGFHQSVRPAMWKMMLNIDVSATAFYKAQPVIEFMCEVLDIRNIDEQPKTLTDSQRVRFTKEIKGGPLNSDRWALPGLKVEVTHCGQMKRKYRVCNVTRRPASHQTFPLQLESGQTVECTVAQYFKQKYNLQLKYPHLPCLQVGQEQKHTYLPLEVCNIVAGQRCIKKLTDNQTSTMIKATARSAPDRQEEISRLMKNANFNLDPYIQEFGIKVKDEMAEVTGRVLPAPILQYGGRNRAIATPNQGVWDMRGKQFYNGIEIKVWAIACFAPQKQCREEVLKNFTDQLRKISKDAGMPIQGQPCFCKYAQGADSVEPMFRHLKNTYSGLQLIIVILPGKTPVYAEVKRVGDTLLGMATQCVQVKNVVKTSPQTLSNLCLKINVKLGGINNILVPHQRSAVFQEPVIFLGADVTHPPAGDGKKPSITAVVGSMDAHPSRYCATVRVQRPRQEIIEDLSYMVRELLIQFYKSTRFKPTRIIFYRDGVPEGQLPQILHYELLAIRDACIKLEKDYQPGITYIVVQKRHHTRLFCADKSERIGKSGNIPAGTTVDTSITHPFEFDFYLCSHAGIQGTSRPSHYYVLWDDNRFTADELQILTYQLCHTYVRCTRSVSIPAPAYYARLVAFRARYHLVDKEHDSGEGSHVSGQSNGRDPQALAKAVQIHHDTLRTMYFA; this is translated from the exons ATGGAGCCGGGACCGTCTGGCGCTG TGCCCATGGGGCCCTTCCCCCCACCCCTGCAGCAGGTGTTCCAGGCACCCCGCCGGCCGGGCATGGGCACTGTGGGCAAGCCCATCAAGCTGCTGGCCAACTACTTTGAGGTGGAGATCCCCAAGATGGACGTGTTCCACTACGAGGTGGACATCAAGCCTGACAAGTGCCCCCGACGGGTCAACAG GGAAGTGGTGGAATACATGGTGCAGCACTTCAAGCCCCAGCTCTTTGGTGACAGGAAGCCGGTGTACGACGGCAAGAAGAATATCTATACGGTGCTAGCGCTTCCTATCGGAAGTGAGAAG GTGGACTTTGAGGTGACTATCCCCGGGGAGGGGAAGGATCGTATCTTCAAGGTGTCTATCCGCTTCCTGGCCACGGTGTCATGGCGTCTGCTCCAGGAGACACTGGTCAGCGGGCGCCTGCAGGTTCCCCTGGACTCTGTCCAAGCCCTGGATGTGGCCATGCGCCACCTAGCCTCAATGAG GTACACTCCGGTGGGACGATCATTCTTCTCCCCACCTGAAGGATACTACCATCCcctgggaggggggagagaggtgtgGTTTGGTTTCCACCAGTCTGTACGCCCCGCCATGTGGAAAATGATGCTCAATATTGATG TGTCTGCCACGGCCTTCTACAAAGCCCAGCCGGTGATCGAGTTCATGTGCGAAGTCCTGGACATCCGCAACATAGATGAGCAGCCCAAGACCCTGACCGACTCGCAGAGGGTCCGCTTCACCAAGGAGATCAAAGGTGGGCCGTTGAACAGTGA TCGGTGGGCGTTACCAGGTCTGAAGGTGGAGGTGACCCACTGCGGTCAGATGAAGAGGAAGTACCGCGTCTGCAACGTCACGCGACGCCCCGCCAGCCACCAGAC ATTTCCCCTGCAGCTTGAGAGCGGACAGACAGTAGAGTGTACGGTGGCCCAGTACTTCAAGCAGAAGTACAATCTGCAGCTCAAGTATCCCCACCTGCCCTGCCTCCAGGTGGGGCAGGAGCAGAAGCACACCTACCTGCCCCTGGAG GTGTGTAACATAGTAGCAGGGCAGCGCTGCATCAAGAAACTGACAGATAATCAGACGTCCACTATGATCAAAGCCACGGCTCGCTCTGCAcctgacagacaggaggagatcAGCCGACTG ATGAAAAATGCCAACTTTAACCTGGACCCGTACATCCAGGAGTTTGGGATCAAGGTGAAGGATGAGATGGCGGAGGTGACGGGAAGGGTGCTGCCTGCCCCCATCCTACAGTATGGAGGACGG AACCGGGCCATCGCCACGCCCAACCAGGGGGTGTGGGACATGAGGGGCAAGCAGTTCTACAACGGTATTGAGATCAAGGTGTGGGCCATCGCCTGCTTCGCCCCCCAGAAACAGTGTCGGGAGGAGGTGCTCAA GAACTTCACAGACCAGCTGCGTAAGATCTCCAAGGATGCTGGGATGCCCATCCAGGGCCAGCCGTGTTTCTGTAAATACGCCCAGGGAGCCGACAGTGTGGAGCCCATGTTCAGGCACCTGAAGAACACCTACTCTGGACTGCAGCTCATCATCGTCATCCTGCCTGGAAAGACCCCAGTCTACG CGGAGGTGAAGAGGGTGGGAGACACTCTCCTAGGAATGGCCACTCAGTGTGTCCAGGTGAAGAACGTGGTGAAGACGTCCCCCCAGACCCTCTCCAACCTCTGCCTCAAGATCAACGTCAAGCTGGGGGGAATCAACAATATCCTGGTGCCCCACCAACG GTCAGCAGTGTTCCAGGAGCCTGTCATCTTCCTGGGGGCCGATGTAACACACCCCCCTGCTGGAGATGGGAAGAAGCCCTCCATTACCGCT gTGGTAGGCAGTATGGACGCCCACCCCAGCAGGTACTGTGCCACAGTCCGGGTCCAGAGGCCCAGGCAGGAGATTATCGAAGACCTTTCTTACATGGTGCGAGAGCTGCTGATCCAGTTCTACAAGTCGACCCGCTTCAAGCCCACCAGGATCATCTTCTACAGGGACGGAGTGCCCGAGGGGCAGCTCCCGCAG ATACTCCACTACGAGCTTCTGGCCATCAGGGATGCGTGCATCAAGCTGGAGAAGGACTACCAGCCTGGTATCACCTACATCGTGGTCCAGAAGCGCCACCACACACGCCTCTTCTGTGCCGACAAGTCTGAGAGA ATCGGGAAGAGTGGTAACATTCCTGCAGGGACCACAGTGGACACCAGCATCACTCACCCGTTTGAGTTTGACTTCTACCTTTGCAGTCACGCGGGTATACAG GGGACTAGTCGGCCCTCGCATTACTACGTCCTGTGGGACGACAATCGTTTCACCGCCGACGAGCTGCAAATCCTCACCTACCAGCTGTGCCACACCTACGTGCGCTGTACACGCTCAGTCTCCATCCCCGCGCCAGCCTACTACGCCCGCCTCGTGGCCTTCCGTGCCCGCTACCATCTGGTGGACAAGGAGCACGACAG TGGGGAGGGAAGCCATGTCTCTGGTCAGAGTAACGGTCGGGACCCCCAGGCTCTGGCGAAGGCGGTGCAGATTCACCACGACACGCTGAGGACCATGTACTTTGCCTGa